In Leptospira wolffii serovar Khorat str. Khorat-H2, the DNA window TCTGCCGCTCTACAAGAAAAGAAAAACTCGATTGGGTTTGCTATACATCCTCTATACCAAGGACGGGAAAAAAGTGGAAGGGGAAAATTACCCTAAAGCTTCTTGCAAGGTATTATGGATCAGCACGAAATCGGTAAGGCCCACGATATCCATGACCTTACGGAAATGATCGTTGAGACCGGCAAACTCGATTTTGGCGGAAGATTCGCTAGCCTTGGTGATCAAACTAATGAGCGTTGCAAGTCCGGCAGAATTGATATAGGAAGTTCCGTGGAAATTTAGTATAACTCTCGTTCTGCGAG includes these proteins:
- a CDS encoding STAS domain-containing protein, whose product is MSDEFKIVIDLEPAVPVIHISGEITSEADDEILGKYNSIPEPRRTRVILNFHGTSYINSAGLATLISLITKASESSAKIEFAGLNDHFRKVMDIVGLTDFVLIHNTLQEALG